The genomic DNA TAAAGAATTGATAGATCAAGTTTCTGCAAATTTATTTAAACAAAGTGGAAAGTTAGAAAGCAGAAGATCTTGGTTGGCAATGAGAAATTATCTCGAACAATTAGATAGCGAACAACTTAAATCCATGCTTCAGGACCATTGATGATTTTGAAACTTTATTTATGAGTTATTTATTTGGTTTTTATTTTTTTCTTAATTCTTAGAAAACTGTAAGTTCCAAAGCCAACCAAAAACATGTCCAAGTAAATATGCCAAGTAGGAAAAATCTGGTGAACTAATTCCATTAGCTCTTTATTGCCACTTGCCAATAAGGATAATCTAAATTTGATTTTTCTCTAATTAATTGTAATTTTCTGGAATTTATCTTTACTACTATTCCATCTGTAGGATATTCCCTAAAAAGATTCCCTTCTAGCCATTTTTTTCTAAATACTTGAACTTGGCTTGTGAAGTTGCATGAAATATCCTGAGGGATTGTGAAGCGTAGCTTAGAAAGGCTCTTTTTGGATTCATATTGGTTAAGTGTTGAATTAAGTATTTGAAATGCGCAGAAGCTAAGACTTTCAGGAAATCCTTTTCTAGCTCTGAGAAATCCAGAAGCTATTCTCTGGGAGATGTTTGGACTTTGGTTGGGTGCGTATAATTCACCTCTAACTTGAAGCACTCCACGTAAAGGAAGATAATTGGGAATGTCTTTAACTTTTGTCAGTTTATTAGTAACGTCAGCTCCTTTTCTTGAAATTGCTTTATTCAAGATCCCATCACTATATTGCAAAGCAACAGCACAACCATCAATTTTAGGTTCAATTAATAATTTGGTATCTGCTAATAATCCTTTCAAAAATTCATCTATTGAATCTTTTTCTAATGAAGGTAAAACTAGCTTATTTTTATTTTTAAAGTAATCACAATTAGGGTTTGTTCTTAATAGATTCTTTTCAAGTTGGTCGAACTGCTTATCAGAAATTAAAGCATTGCCATTTCTATAATTATCGTCATACCATTCAATTCGTTCTTCTAAATAAGTCTTCATTTAATATGATTTCTTAAGTTTTTGGCTAGGAACCCAATTTGATTTATTTATGATCCATTTTTCTCTATCTAAATATTTTAAAGTCCATAAAAGAAATGAAGAAATTTGTTTTAGAGATATGCCAATCACATATCTTGTTTTGGGACTTATTGATATAAATGCAAATAATAATATTAAAAAAATAAGTTGAATATCCTTAATCATTTAAAAAATCAGCGTAATTTTTGAAACTTTTTAATTAATGCAATTCTTATAACCTTCAATCTTCGCTAGTTCATCAATGTTCAAACCTGTTTCTTCTAATAATGTTTCTCCAATATCGTCTTTATTAAATTTAGTCAATGCTCCTTTAGTTGAGTATTTGATACATTCGTTTTTATATTTTACCTCTTTGACAACAGGATATAAATAAAAACCAAACAAAATGATAAAAGTTCCATAGGTTAAAACTTTTCTGTGGTTTTTCCACCATGTATAAAATTTATTGGACACGAAAAATAACTATCTAACTTCTATTTTAAATTGATTGTCAATAAATTACTTAAATAATTGATGGACTTCTTAATTTATTGTTTTTTCATTAACAGATCTAATCCAAGAATAATATCTTGATTTTCTAATCCTTTGTTCTTTCGAGACTAATCTATCGGCAGATTCTAAAAGTGATTCTCCTTTCTCAACTTTTGTTGTAATAGAAATACCAAAACCTTTTGCTTCAATTTTTGGAGTGCCACCCTCTAAAAAAAATAGGAAAGACCAACCTTTATTCCATCCTAGATAGAAGGGATTCCGATACATTATATTTTTTGAGTATATTCTTAAATCATATTTTCCTTTTTAAGAAGTTACTTGTATACACTATTACCAAATAAGAAGTTTACAACTGATTATTTCTGGGAAGTAATTTGAGTATTTAAATAATTACTTGCAGGAGGACTTGACGTGGGCAAGTAGTACATTTATATTAATAGTACAACTGTATTATTTTCATGACTTCAGGAGTTGCTAATGTTCGGACTAATTTTTATCGTGGCAGCCTTATTGACCCCCCAACTGGCTGGTTGTTTAACCAAAAGAGTGGTTTATTAATTTTTTTTGAGAGTTATAAGAAATCTGTATCTAATAACTTAAAAGTATATACTCACCTTTTC from Prochlorococcus marinus str. GP2 includes the following:
- a CDS encoding NAD-dependent DNA ligase; translated protein: MKTYLEERIEWYDDNYRNGNALISDKQFDQLEKNLLRTNPNCDYFKNKNKLVLPSLEKDSIDEFLKGLLADTKLLIEPKIDGCAVALQYSDGILNKAISRKGADVTNKLTKVKDIPNYLPLRGVLQVRGELYAPNQSPNISQRIASGFLRARKGFPESLSFCAFQILNSTLNQYESKKSLSKLRFTIPQDISCNFTSQVQVFRKKWLEGNLFREYPTDGIVVKINSRKLQLIREKSNLDYPYWQVAIKS
- a CDS encoding DUF1651 domain-containing protein, whose protein sequence is MTSGVANVRTNFYRGSLIDPPTGWLFNQKSGLLIFFESYKKSVSNNLKVYTHLFFANELGEPAQIKNSRIHSIECACETWNELISGGWQIVTNKFQ